One Prunus dulcis chromosome 7, ALMONDv2, whole genome shotgun sequence DNA segment encodes these proteins:
- the LOC117635648 gene encoding nascent polypeptide-associated complex subunit alpha-like protein 1, whose protein sequence is MTAQTQEEELAAQLEQQKIHDDEPVVEDEDDEDDDDDEDDEKDDDDVEGQGDASGRSKQSRSEKKSRKAMLKLGMKPIPGVSRVTVKKSKNILFVISKPDVFKSPASDTYVIFGEAKIEDLSSQLQTQAAEQFKAPNLNNVTANPEPSTLAQDDEDIDETGVEPKDIELVMTQAGVSRPRAVKALKAAEGDIVSAIMELTN, encoded by the exons GATGATGAGCCTGTAGTTGAGGacgaagatgatgaagatgacgatgatgatgaagatgatgaaaagGATGACGATGATGTGGAAG GACAAGGAGATGCAAGTGGTAGGTCTAAGCAGAGCAGAAGTGAAAAGAAGAGTCGCAAGGCAATGTTGAAACTTGGAATGAAGCCAATACCAGGTGTCAGCCGTGTGACTGTCAAGAAGAGCAAGAAT ATTCTGTTTGTTATCTCAAAGCCAGATGTTTTTAAGAGCCCTGCATCTGATACGTATGTCATTTTTGGGGAagcaaagattgaagatttaAGCTCACAACTTCAAACTCAGGCTGCGGAGCAGTTCAAGGCTCCTAATCTAAATAATGTGACAGCAAACCCTGAGCCATCAACATTGGCtcaagatgatgaagatataGATGAAACTGGTGTGGAACCCAAGGACATAGAGTTGGTGATGACACAAGCTGGGGTTTCAAGACCAAGAGCTGTTAAAGCACTCAAAGCAGCAGAAGGAGACATTGTTTCTGCCATTATGGAATTAACAAACTGA